A window of the Polaribacter batillariae genome harbors these coding sequences:
- a CDS encoding caspase family protein translates to MKILKNILFLFLLLPTSIISQNSNSTFVYQEEFNSKGTWPTGNNANRELSVYNGRYYFDYKKTEKSWRISTPAYNLNTNSNFEIETSIQKISGVDNYAISFLYDFKDDNNYKEFGITSGGFFRISEANNGTYSNIKAWTKSDKIKTGNFGVNVLKVSKTANTISFYVNNALVYSESYKNFIGNKTAIMLYRNQKISIDYIRVKQTGTTINNNTNYANNNNDYKTKTILYDSFYSNTNHWAVSSDNNVVLEINNGKYYFEYKGQKGFTTTKTLDLDTQKDFKIETSIQKISGIKNNGFGIIFGRKDGGNQFQFLITSSGSFAVDKYANNKLQTLQDWKASSAIKKENFSTNTIKLEKRGNDYVFFINNTEVYRAYNLNFPGNRYGFAVFQPQKIAIDYLNIAYLNNNSNNKNIYNINHAKEVESVLFADDFNNKTNHWTEQNDVNTHFRISNGKYYVAHKREKLGYSTNIKKYFDTSKDFEFVAKLDKISGANNSPFGFMWGLEGGNSFRFYIAGTGYYKIVRTVDGKEEIIEKWTKSSAVNQNNGASNILKVRKEGDHYKYFINDRYVTKTDFEPFYGDRLGFVVYNKQEIAVDYLRIHRLKNKNDNLQIVTRKDLSVPLTENFSSNANGWQLEDADDYSVALENRKLILHRKKKGGIFISRSIDINTQKDFVIETAISRITNSNSGLYGVTFGRKNSANEYSFLFSGNGSYMFRKFENNVYKKIIPFTETPAIKVGKDFSNKLKIVKSGGLLRFYINDQYVNETAFEPFFGNKLGYTIYHDKKIAIDYLKVNYQSASFNNPPVVVISEPNVELKRGFKIVEAKKILVRGTATDSDGIYEITINGVEANVSENGTFSANVPLKYGKNDLVVKATDMKQASSTKTFVVKRNSANINNGDVTENNNEKLDIGFGKYYALIIGVSTYQDKSIQDLQGKPIRDAQNLADVLVNNYTFAKENVTVLKNPTENQITREFYNLKKKVSKNDNVVIFYAGHGNYDKVSERGYWMPSDAEMEFEGNVILNTSIVSYIRAINSKHTLLIADACFSGSILTTSRSYKEASKAVQKKYALPSRKAITSGTLTTVPNESVFMKYLLKRLQQNNDKYLSAGQLFNMIEDPVINNTTGDNQPQYAPISRTGDEGGDFIFIKK, encoded by the coding sequence ATGAAAATCCTAAAAAACATACTATTCTTATTTTTATTACTACCTACTTCAATAATTAGTCAGAATAGTAACAGCACTTTCGTATATCAAGAAGAATTTAATTCTAAAGGTACCTGGCCAACAGGTAACAATGCAAATAGAGAACTTAGTGTATATAATGGTAGGTATTATTTCGATTATAAAAAAACCGAAAAATCGTGGCGAATTTCTACTCCTGCTTACAATTTAAATACCAATTCTAATTTCGAAATAGAAACCTCTATTCAAAAAATTTCTGGTGTCGATAATTATGCAATCTCTTTTTTATATGATTTTAAAGATGATAATAATTATAAAGAATTTGGAATTACTTCTGGAGGATTTTTTAGAATTTCCGAAGCCAATAACGGTACATATTCAAACATAAAAGCATGGACAAAATCCGATAAAATTAAAACAGGAAACTTTGGTGTTAACGTATTAAAGGTTTCTAAAACAGCAAATACCATATCGTTTTATGTAAATAATGCTTTGGTTTATTCCGAAAGCTATAAAAACTTTATCGGAAATAAAACAGCAATTATGCTGTATCGAAATCAAAAAATTTCTATCGATTATATTCGAGTAAAACAAACAGGTACTACTATAAATAACAACACCAATTATGCTAACAATAATAACGATTACAAAACAAAAACAATTCTTTACGACAGTTTTTATTCCAATACAAACCATTGGGCTGTTTCTAGCGATAATAACGTTGTTTTAGAAATTAATAATGGAAAATATTACTTCGAATACAAAGGACAAAAAGGCTTTACCACCACAAAAACATTAGATTTAGATACCCAAAAAGATTTTAAAATAGAAACCTCTATTCAAAAAATTTCGGGAATAAAAAATAACGGATTTGGTATTATTTTCGGACGTAAAGATGGGGGAAATCAATTCCAATTTTTAATTACCTCTAGCGGAAGTTTTGCCGTAGATAAATATGCGAATAACAAGCTACAAACTTTACAAGATTGGAAAGCCTCTTCTGCCATAAAAAAAGAAAACTTCTCTACAAATACAATAAAGTTAGAAAAAAGAGGAAACGATTATGTTTTCTTTATTAACAATACAGAAGTTTACAGAGCTTACAACTTAAATTTTCCTGGAAACAGATATGGTTTTGCTGTTTTTCAGCCCCAAAAAATCGCAATCGATTATTTAAATATTGCTTATTTAAATAACAATTCTAACAATAAAAACATTTACAATATTAACCATGCAAAGGAAGTAGAATCTGTTTTATTTGCCGATGATTTTAATAATAAAACAAATCATTGGACAGAACAAAACGATGTAAATACCCATTTTAGAATTTCGAATGGTAAATATTACGTAGCACATAAAAGAGAAAAATTGGGCTATTCTACCAATATTAAAAAGTATTTCGATACTTCTAAAGATTTTGAATTTGTAGCCAAATTAGATAAAATTAGTGGCGCAAACAACAGCCCTTTTGGTTTTATGTGGGGTTTAGAAGGCGGCAACAGTTTTCGATTTTATATTGCAGGAACAGGGTATTATAAAATTGTTAGAACAGTAGATGGAAAAGAAGAAATTATAGAAAAATGGACAAAATCTTCTGCTGTAAATCAAAACAACGGAGCTTCTAACATTTTAAAAGTGCGCAAAGAAGGCGACCATTACAAATATTTTATAAATGATAGATATGTAACCAAAACAGATTTCGAACCCTTTTATGGAGATAGATTGGGCTTTGTAGTTTATAACAAACAAGAAATAGCTGTCGATTATTTACGAATACATCGTTTAAAAAATAAAAACGATAATTTGCAGATTGTAACCCGTAAAGATTTGTCTGTTCCGTTAACAGAAAACTTTAGTTCGAATGCAAATGGTTGGCAATTAGAAGATGCAGACGATTATTCTGTAGCTCTAGAAAATCGAAAACTAATTTTACACAGAAAGAAAAAAGGAGGCATTTTTATAAGTAGAAGCATCGATATAAACACCCAGAAAGATTTTGTAATAGAAACAGCCATTAGCAGAATAACAAACTCTAATTCTGGTTTATACGGAGTTACTTTTGGTAGAAAAAACTCGGCAAACGAATATTCTTTTTTATTCTCTGGAAACGGGAGTTATATGTTTAGAAAATTCGAAAATAATGTATATAAAAAAATAATTCCGTTTACAGAAACCCCTGCAATTAAAGTAGGTAAAGACTTTTCTAACAAACTAAAAATTGTAAAATCTGGAGGTTTGTTGCGTTTTTATATCAACGACCAATATGTAAACGAAACCGCTTTCGAACCTTTCTTTGGAAACAAACTCGGCTATACCATTTATCACGATAAAAAAATAGCCATCGATTATTTAAAGGTTAATTATCAATCTGCCAGTTTTAACAATCCGCCAGTGGTGGTTATTTCAGAACCAAATGTAGAGTTAAAAAGAGGTTTTAAAATTGTTGAAGCTAAAAAGATTTTAGTTCGAGGAACAGCCACAGACTCAGATGGAATTTACGAAATTACCATTAATGGGGTTGAAGCAAATGTATCTGAAAATGGAACTTTCTCTGCAAACGTACCTTTAAAATACGGAAAAAACGATTTGGTCGTAAAAGCCACAGATATGAAGCAAGCATCTTCTACAAAAACATTTGTTGTAAAAAGAAATTCAGCAAATATTAATAATGGAGATGTTACCGAAAATAACAACGAAAAATTAGACATTGGTTTTGGAAAATACTACGCTTTAATAATTGGTGTAAGTACCTACCAAGATAAAAGTATTCAAGATTTACAAGGAAAACCTATAAGAGATGCACAAAATTTGGCAGATGTTTTGGTAAATAATTACACTTTTGCGAAAGAAAATGTAACCGTATTAAAAAACCCAACAGAAAACCAAATTACCAGAGAATTTTACAACTTAAAAAAGAAAGTAAGTAAAAACGATAACGTAGTTATTTTTTATGCAGGACATGGAAATTACGATAAAGTAAGCGAACGTGGTTATTGGATGCCTTCGGATGCAGAAATGGAATTTGAAGGAAATGTAATTTTAAACACCAGCATTGTTTCTTACATACGAGCCATTAACTCTAAACACACGTTATTAATTGCAGATGCTTGTTTTAGTGGTAGCATTTTAACAACGAGTAGATCTTATAAAGAAGCATCTAAAGCAGTTCAAAAGAAATATGCGCTACCTAGTAGAAAAGCAATTACAAGTGGTACCCTAACCACAGTGCCAAACGAAAGTGTTTTTATGAAGTATTTATTAAAGCGTTTGCAACAAAACAACGACAAGTATTTGTCTGCAGGACAGCTATTTAATATGATAGAAGATCCTGTTATTAACAATACAACTGGCGATAATCAACCACAATATGCACCAATAAGTAGAACAGGAGACGAAGGTGGCGATTTTATTTTTATTAAGAAATAA
- a CDS encoding C1 family peptidase — translation MKRLILLCFCIILSGTMASQEFGTGLKFDENLYNEVPQSVPLITRSFKALPRAYSLKGYTPTPGNQGSQGSCVGWASAYGARTMANAIKNNWEFNTAKINQNTFSPAFVYNQIKVNAKCQGAYIENAMKVMNNFGSAKLADFPYDYRTCLKTPTNYTFTKAKNHKILTYERLARWDNPTNLTGKVKKAISTKNPVVIGLFKFSNLKTDYNNVWIPNNGTYGHAMVVVGYDDNKAGGAFEIMNSWGTKFGKNGFFWIKYADFERQVKTAYVLVDQDNNDFNNNNNNNNSYISNNLGGEITLKLSSGNTMPVRLSEGATRNFNIVKATKTTYKVNETYTSGTQFRIYLNSKQRGYVYLIGYGSYDKSVNKLYPFGGFSDYFNYTNSEIAIPNEDYFIEFDNHPGQDILCVLYSKEKLDINNIVSKAKYGSGDFVSRIKQALSYKMFQGNDVTFSKNKISFKATSKSSSAKVVPIFISMNHQ, via the coding sequence ATGAAAAGATTAATACTACTTTGTTTCTGCATAATTTTATCAGGAACAATGGCTTCGCAAGAATTTGGCACGGGACTTAAATTCGACGAAAATTTATACAACGAAGTTCCACAATCGGTTCCGTTAATTACCAGAAGTTTTAAAGCACTACCTCGTGCTTATAGTTTAAAAGGCTACACTCCTACTCCTGGAAACCAAGGTTCACAAGGTTCTTGTGTGGGTTGGGCAAGTGCTTATGGTGCAAGAACAATGGCTAATGCCATTAAAAATAATTGGGAGTTTAATACTGCTAAAATAAATCAAAATACGTTTTCGCCAGCATTTGTTTATAATCAAATTAAAGTAAATGCTAAATGCCAAGGAGCATATATCGAAAACGCAATGAAAGTAATGAACAATTTTGGTTCTGCTAAATTAGCAGATTTTCCTTACGATTATAGAACTTGTTTAAAAACACCTACTAATTATACATTTACAAAGGCTAAAAATCATAAAATTTTGACTTATGAAAGATTGGCAAGGTGGGACAATCCTACTAATTTAACAGGCAAAGTAAAAAAAGCAATTTCGACCAAAAATCCAGTAGTTATAGGATTATTTAAGTTTTCTAACTTAAAAACAGATTATAATAATGTTTGGATTCCTAATAATGGAACTTATGGCCATGCAATGGTTGTGGTTGGTTATGATGACAATAAGGCTGGTGGAGCTTTCGAAATAATGAATTCCTGGGGAACCAAATTTGGTAAAAATGGTTTCTTCTGGATTAAATATGCAGATTTCGAAAGACAAGTAAAAACAGCTTATGTTTTAGTGGATCAAGACAATAACGATTTCAATAATAATAATAATAATAATAACTCTTACATATCTAATAATTTAGGAGGAGAAATAACCTTAAAATTAAGTAGTGGAAACACCATGCCAGTTCGTTTAAGCGAAGGAGCTACAAGAAACTTTAACATTGTTAAAGCTACAAAAACTACCTATAAAGTTAATGAAACTTATACTTCTGGAACTCAATTTAGAATATATTTAAACAGCAAACAAAGAGGTTATGTATATTTAATTGGTTATGGTTCTTACGATAAATCTGTCAATAAATTATATCCTTTTGGTGGTTTTAGCGACTATTTTAATTATACCAATAGCGAAATTGCCATACCAAATGAAGATTATTTTATAGAATTCGACAATCATCCAGGACAAGATATTTTATGTGTTTTATACAGCAAAGAAAAACTAGACATTAACAACATTGTTAGCAAAGCAAAATACGGTTCTGGAGATTTTGTATCGAGAATAAAACAAGCACTTTCTTATAAAATGTTTCAAGGAAACGACGTTACTTTTAGTAAAAATAAAATTTCCTTTAAAGCAACTTCCAAAAGTTCGTCTGCGAAAGTTGTTCCTATTTTTATTTCTATGAATCATCAATAA
- a CDS encoding exonuclease domain-containing protein, with the protein MYAILDIETTGGKFNEEGITEIAIYKFDGHAIVDQFISLINPEKEIQKFVVKLTGINNAMLRNAPKFYEVAKRIIEITKDCTLVAHNTSFDYRILSTEFERLGYDFNRNTLCTVELSQALILDQPSYSLGKLTKSLGIPMTDRHRASGDALATVQLFKLLLEKDVHKNIIQNSVKYYDRRIEKDKHQKLIDATAKVMGVFYVHDSEGKVIFIGRGKNIKAEVNKLFLKDTKRSIKIQDRANSISFEKTGNELFTRLKYYIELETLSPKYNFKKKRKPFHQNFNNDNFIIIDKGREVEEHAIILIENNNVFGYGYTNLAYQENKLDILKTLLTTIENKELAKAIIKNYLNKNKVQKIIRL; encoded by the coding sequence TTGTACGCAATATTAGACATTGAAACAACTGGAGGTAAGTTTAACGAAGAAGGCATTACAGAAATAGCCATTTACAAATTCGACGGACATGCTATTGTAGATCAGTTTATTAGCTTGATAAACCCAGAAAAGGAAATTCAAAAATTTGTTGTAAAACTAACAGGTATTAACAATGCCATGTTAAGAAATGCACCAAAATTTTACGAAGTTGCCAAAAGAATTATAGAAATAACCAAAGATTGTACTTTGGTGGCCCACAACACTTCTTTCGATTATCGAATTTTAAGTACAGAGTTCGAACGTTTGGGTTACGATTTCAACAGAAATACATTGTGTACTGTAGAATTGAGTCAAGCTTTAATATTAGATCAACCTTCTTACAGCTTAGGAAAACTAACCAAATCATTAGGAATTCCTATGACAGATCGACACAGAGCCTCTGGAGATGCTTTGGCAACTGTGCAATTATTTAAATTATTGTTAGAAAAAGATGTTCATAAAAACATCATTCAGAATTCTGTAAAATATTACGATAGAAGAATTGAAAAAGACAAACATCAAAAATTAATAGATGCTACAGCCAAAGTAATGGGTGTTTTTTACGTGCACGATTCCGAAGGAAAAGTTATTTTTATTGGACGTGGAAAAAATATAAAAGCAGAAGTAAACAAGTTGTTTTTAAAAGATACGAAAAGGTCTATTAAAATTCAAGACAGAGCAAATTCTATATCTTTCGAAAAAACTGGAAACGAACTTTTTACACGTTTAAAATATTATATAGAATTAGAAACACTTTCGCCAAAGTACAATTTTAAGAAAAAAAGAAAACCTTTTCATCAAAATTTTAACAACGACAATTTTATTATTATCGACAAAGGAAGAGAAGTTGAAGAACATGCCATTATTTTAATAGAAAATAACAACGTTTTTGGCTATGGTTATACAAATTTGGCATATCAAGAAAATAAATTAGACATTTTAAAAACGTTGCTTACCACAATCGAAAATAAAGAGTTAGCCAAAGCAATTATTAAAAATTATTTGAATAAAAATAAAGTTCAAAAGATAATTCGGTTGTAA